aaattattcaaatataaaaaattatattttatcgtaaaaatttaaaatttaacaaatctaaattagataaatataatgcaaattatatatttttgcaaatagtatatttaaataatttaaataaaataaaaccctAAGATCACTCGTTGTTTTATCCAAATATAAATTCCTACAGAATCTCGCTAGAGAGTTAAtggaatatttatattttatacaatatgtataatatattatttatttggtttaatataaataaaaaaataaacatttaaaataaaatattattaatttttcaaacACAATATATTTATACTATCCAAAATAACTATCTGAATATCAacataataaacatctgatactCCATTGGCTCTCTATACTCTCTGTCCCTAAATACTTGGGAGGCACTCTTTTGGGTTGAAACGTGGGGGGTGAATTGGTGTTGGTACTTGACTACATTGACTACATCAAGTTCAAGTACATCAGGACTCAGGTTGTGTGATTCTTACGTTTTCCACTTCCACATTGACGGTCAAATTTTACTCATCTCAATCTTTTCAACGCCATTCCGCACCGTCATTCTTTGTTTTTCCACTCCCACCTTCACCTTCTTCTcccgcttctctctctctcctctccatgGATATGCATTTTTATGCTTCATCAAAGGCAAATAACTTTGCCAAAACCGACTCTTACATTTTCCCCTCTCAAAGTTTGCATTTTTAGGGTCTTCTTATAATCTCATGGACTTGCGACCTAAAACCGAACCTGCTTCACCTCCGATCCCCGCTTCTTCTGGCAACCATGGAAGCTTGAACGAGCTGAGCATTTCGGAGCTCTTCTCGGATTTACGCACCAACTGTGATAAAGTTGAAGAGGTTTTGTTGGCCAGAGATGCCAAACACAAAGCGGAGATTGATTCCCTCGTTGTGAAGTATGAATTGGAGATGCTACAGAGGCTTCACACCGAAGATCAACTGAAGAAGAAAGAGCAACAGTATCAGAATTTGGAGAGAAAATGGTTGGATGATAACGATGCCATTGCTGAACTTAGGATCAGATGCAGTGAATTGGAGgatgaaaataagaagaatttgGAGACCATTCAGAAACTGAAGGATGCGAACTACAGattggaaaaagagaaaatcaATGAAGATGAAAGGGTTTTGAATGAAATGGCTGTTCCTGATTCTCCTCCTTTCAAAAGAAAGAAAGGTATTGGACACTGCAATGGTGAATCAGGTATGGAAACTCTATGCATGGTTCTTTTATAGTATAATTGTGAATCGAGCTTGAATTTTACTTTCAAACATTTGAACTAGATAGACATGTTTGTTTGGATTTGTATACTTTGGTTAGATTCCCAGATAACCGGAAGCATGACATTTTCAATGAAATGGATACCACAACATGACATTGTTCATAACTTACAAGATATGATAAGGCTCAATAACTAGTATAAAACACACATTGTTGACTTAAAGAATGGAATACTAACCTCAGTATTCATACAAAGAGAAATTATCATAAACACATTGTTCATGCGGTTTTGGAGCCCATTTAGGTGTATTAAgccaatgaaaatggaaaattaaTGAGCATTGAGGGGAATAACTAGAGGATAACTCTTTGGGGATGGTTTTCATGGTTTAATTCTGCTTGTATTGTTTGTTGTTAATGGCCCTCATGAGTTCATATTTATGTTGCTGGGATTCATGTACTATTCTCCTTGCTATGCCTTCCTGGAGCAAATTGAGTttctttaaaagtttaaaattaaaactaaaaaaataaaaagaaaagaaaagaagacagATAAGCACATTATGACATATTTATTTGGTTGATTATTGTAGAAGATAATAAAATATAGGTGTAAGACTTATGaaacataataatatataaataaaagtatCTTAAAGTATTTATTGAATTATCCGATACGACACAAATGTGATACAGATATAGCAACTGGTTTCAACTTTGAAGTACCTATGCATCAGTGTATGTTACCTGTTTTATTAAGGCAGGGTTTAGGTCATAGCTGTGATAAGttgagaaaaatgttttaataatGGCATTGAACTAGTTTGAAGCAGATTTTATTAGAGATGAAGCATTAAATGAAGCCTCATTTAAGGAAAGACCACCTCCTGGGCCATGGCTTGTTTACACAAGAAGGAATAGACAAAGGTAGAGTTGGGAATAGAAATGAGCAACTGTTGAAGCTGCTTGTTGAATAATCTGAATTTGTAAATCAAAGGGATTCAGCTATAGTGAATTACAGGAAAGGGGGTGCATTAACAGCAGATTGTATGTTGCATTAATAGCTAGACAAGATTGTGGGGGAAAACTGGGTGCATTTGGAATTCTTATTTATCCTTGTTTTGTTGAATTTCTCTGTCTTTGCTTTTGCATTGTATTTCCTATCGATAATTTTGTGATACTAGCAATATATATTACAAGGGAATGAATATTGTGCAAAATATTAGATTACGATAAACACTAGTTTTAGCATTGTAGCTGAACTCCAATGTTTGtgcttataatatatattttggaCTTTACTTGGACTCAACGACTATAGTTTCCTATTAACCTAACTTAATATTTGTTTGCCTTCTTCGTTGGGTCTTATCAACTTGTTTCGGGTTATTTGAAACGGtgatttgggcctgaacgtgaggtccaaacTCCTTTAGTGGCAGCGACCAACTTGTTTTTGGTGTCGAGGTGGCGCTGTCCGAGTTCCTCATGAGGAGtttgggggtggtacctgcaagagactccgatgcttaagttaacaaatgttttaagcaggtttttagtagattgggacTTGAACATatttgaggggtgtcagtgtatttatagtggaaTAGATAACCACTTTtttagagtagttccaccttGATTGGTGGATAACCGTTCTCTTTATTGTGGGAGTTTGTTGAGATCTATCTTCTAGATGAGGTAGAGATAGTAGGAGAGATTTGGGGAAGTCGTTATTTATTTAGATAAGTAAGCTGGACCTCCTTGTTGCGTCCGACCTCTGAAAAATTCGAGTAAGTGGAAGAGGTCACCCTTGGTGGGCCTTTATCCTTAATAGGTCTGACAACAGagctagggtatgaacagtgcccctgcttgagtccgAGTTTTTCATGAGATCGGGCTCAAACATTTGTGGTTCAAGATTCCTTTGTCGGGTACGCCGCCTTAATAAGGTCAGGTATTCGAcgtgtttcaaaattttgaaatgttGCCACTTTAGTGACGTCGCACACATTATGCGGCAGTTCCTGAGAATCTGTGCGGTGCATTAAGAGGGGTGCAAGATGTCTTTTTTGCCCCTTATCTCTTATATAAGCTTCACCTCTtccctcttccttctttttccaTTTCCGAAACGCTCATTCACCTTCTCACTTTCTTCGCTCTTTCTTCATAATTGTTTCTCAGTTTCAAGATTTCTCCATCTTgaatctttttgaaaatttcgCTTGCATTTCGGAGAGGAATGTTCGTGTTTCTTGCTGATTGATGTGTCCTTCTATTTTCGCGTTTCATCAAGGTTGGTGCTTTGCCCATTTTCCTTGTTTTTTGTTTCGATTGCTTTGGGTAGTTCTTGTAATGATGCTTTGAATGGTAATTTGAAATGTTGGTGACTTTCAGGATGTTGTTTGTGATGGAGGATGTTGCTGGTGATGGAGactttatgatttattttttactGTCGCTCACTTGTTGTGTCTTGAATCTATTGAAATTGTTACTGTTTGAGATTTGTTGCTACGGATTATAGTTGTATTGCCCCCCAAATGGCGTTGTTTTTGCATGTTGAAGATGACGACATTTCTGTATATGATAATAGGTGGTAGTTGCTGTGTTTATGAGGATTTGTAAGAACTGCAGTTAATTTGTTGGTGTTGTTAATGACGACCCAGCTTCTTTACCCGACTTTCTGACTTGTGACGATTTTTTCTGTGTGTTGTATTTGTAGGTATAGCCTTTATGTCTCCATCTGTAATCCACAATATGTCGACCAAAGTTTCATCTCACCTGACTTGGGTAGATATAATTGTTCTTACTCCCGTCCCTGTAATTGATAGAGAGTATGCTGAACAGTTTCATAGACATCATAAGCTGTGTGAAAACCGGGAAGATGAGAGAAAGTATGAAATTATTGTTGCTGATCTCGAGTAAAGAGTGTGTTTTCCCCGATTTGATAGGTAGATATAATTGTTCTTACTCCTGTCCGTATGATTGTTTTTTTACCAAGTTAGACTTTAGGCTGCCTTTTTCCAGTTTTGGAATTAATGTCCTCTGGGCTTGCAACGTCGCTCCTACCTAACTACACCATAATTCGTGGCTTTTTCTGAAAATATACAAGCTTCTTTGTCGGGAATTAAATGTCTGACCTTCCCTTAAAGTCTTCTTCTACCTTTTTGTGCTAACGAAACCTTTCGGTGCCAAAAAGATAGGATGGCTCTCTTTTCGTGCTGTTTAGGGTAGGAAAGTTTTTGCTATTTTTGACAAATTCTTCCacgattttaaaaattactttttcaaaATCCGAGCCGTTGAGAATGTCTGACCTTTCTTTGATGAGAACGGGGACCCCGTTTTCCTTTGTACTGGGAAGAAAAACTTATAATAGTTAAGTATAATGTATATGATTTAGATGAGCTTGAGGAGAGCGTAATTGGCCTGTTCCATGAGTGTTGGGGCCGGGCTTCTTATTTGGACACCAAAAATTTTTTAGGAGATCACAGTCAACTCCAGTCCGAGCTAGGTAGCCCTCTTTCCTTTTGCTTGTAAATTTGGTTGTAAGGTTGTATTGATGACTAATGTGTCTTTATTTGGGTGTTGCAGAAAGGATGACTCCTAACTCGGTTGCCATGAAGATACTTCGGGCCACTAGGAAAAACGATGTGGCTCGGGGCATACAATTAAAGGAAGGTGGTGAAACTGCCACCCTGTCCTCACCCTCGAAATCGGACTCGGGCGCGTCAGCCTCTCGAAAGGTTATACCCATCCTGGAGTCCCAGCCAATTCCTCCTATTTCCACTTTGGACAGTTTGACGGCCCATCCTCCGCCTTCTTCCTCTGAAATGATTCTTGCTGAGTTGGAGGGTATATACGACCAGAGCTTTGACGGGCTTGCTTGGAGTGAAAAGCACATTCTTCCACATAGCCACATTagtatggatgatgtgtccatcaaAAACCATCTCCAGCTCCTGGTCCGAGATGGAATTCGGATGGCAGGCATATGTGTAGCCTTGGCCAGGGAGTTGGAGAAGACTCCCCTTAATGCCACCCATAGTTCATTGGTAGCTTCACAGGCCGAGGTGGTTTCTTTGAAGGAGGCAAAAAGGGAGCTTGAGGAGGAGAGGGATTCGTTGCTATCCGACTTGGGTAAAGCTCGGGCCAAGGCGAAACAGGCGGAGGCGGCCTTGGCTATGTCGGACGAGTTGAGAAAGGAAGCAGAGGAGAGCTACACCCGCATCTTTGGGGAGAGGCTCGACCTTGTGGATGAACTGACTAAGGCTCGGGACAAATATGCAGAACTCAAGGAATCTGTGGCTGAGGGAATGGATGAAATCTTTGCAAATCTAAAGGCCCAGATCCgtgtcattgctcccgaggcggACCTTTCCCTGATCAGCCTGGACAATATTGTGGTAGACGGAAAGATTGTCCTTGCTCCCGAGGAAGATGAGGAGGTTCCCTTGCCTGACCCGAAAACTTAGGAGGTAGATGTCGGTTAAACATCGCAGAATCCCAAGGTTCCTCCTGGGAATGAGGTCGTTAGTGACGAGCTCCCTTCTCTGACTGGTCCGATTCTTGCTGTGCCAGTTTTTTAGTATGACCCAACTCCTTCCGTCCGAGCTGAGGATGCTGTTACAGGAGAGTAGCTCACTCCTTTGTAGTTTTCCTTAATTTTCGTAGTTTGAGTGGCCCGATATGTGGGTCTTGGATGAACATCTTTTGTAATAACTCGTAGTTGTTTAAACAATTTTATTCTGTTTTAGTTGTGATTAAGCTGTAGAATTTTATTAAAGAATCTTTTTTCATTTTAGTAATGCTTTTAGGTCTTTGTCTCTTGTTGAATAGCTCTTAGTTGTTACCGCTGTTTAGTTGAAGATCGTGTTTTGACAACTTTTACCGCTGTTTTTTTGCTAAGTTAAAAATGAAGATCGGTAAAGAATATCACGTTTCCTTTTGTAAGTTCCGACTTCGGGTTAGTCGGACTTTGCCAAGTTACTTTTGCATTTCGTTTTTGTGCCGCCTTACTTTTGAGGTCGGTCTTACGAATTTTTTACATAACTTCTTATATTAATTTGtacctcgtcgcttcatcttgCGGAATCATTCTAGGTCGGACAATGATTTTCGCGGTTTGTCGAGTTTAAACTAATGCGTTTTTATAGGAAACTTTAGAAAAGAAATGAATTTATCATTGATAGATGAAAAATGCCTTTGTATTAGAGGTCGGGACATACTTTAGGATAGGTGTTGATacccctcttttgtatagaacaTTGTGGACCAAGAATGCAGTTGTTTCATATTAGTTTGTTATATTGATCTCTAATTAGGCAAGAATGCAGTTGTTTTCAATAAAGAAGTTGATATTAAGCATCCTTATGCATTGGAGACATCTTGCGTGCAAGGTTTATTGCATCCTAATTGGTAGTTTCATGTTCAATACATCTCTTTAAGGAAGCTAATTGTGCTGCTGATTCTTTGGTATCAGTTTGACATTCTTCAGATTTCAGTATTTGTGGTTATTTTTCTCCATGAAATGGTTTTCGGAAGTGTTGTGAGAGATGATATAGCTGGAGTTGTTTTCTTTTTCCCCGCCTTTGTCCTGTTGTATATACCATATAGAAAACAAAGCTTGGCAAGCTTGAGAACACAGTTCCTTTCTTTCT
The sequence above is drawn from the Arachis hypogaea cultivar Tifrunner chromosome 4, arahy.Tifrunner.gnm2.J5K5, whole genome shotgun sequence genome and encodes:
- the LOC112795651 gene encoding uncharacterized protein isoform X2; translation: MDLRPKTEPASPPIPASSGNHGSLNELSISELFSDLRTNCDKVEEVLLARDAKHKAEIDSLVVKYELEMLQRLHTEDQLKKKEQQYQNLERKWLDDNDAIAELRIRCSELEDENKKNLETIQKLKDANYRLEKEKINEDERVLNEMAVPDSPPFKRKKGIGHCNGESERMTPNSVAMKILRATRKNDVARGIQLKEGGETATLSSPSKSDSGASASRKVIPILESQPIPPISTLDSLTAHPPPSSSEMILAELEGIYDQSFDGLAWSEKHILPHSHISMDDVSIKNHLQLLVRDGIRMAGICVALARELEKTPLNATHSSLVASQAEVVSLKEAKRELEEERDSLLSDLGKARAKAKQAEAALAMSDELRKEAEESYTRIFGERLDLVDELTKARDKYAELKESVAEGMDEIFANLKAQIRVIAPEADLSLISLDNIVVDGKIVLAPEEDEEVPLPDPKT
- the LOC112795651 gene encoding uncharacterized protein isoform X1, whose protein sequence is MDLRPKTEPASPPIPASSGNHGSLNELSISELFSDLRTNCDKVEEVLLARDAKHKAEIDSLVVKYELEMLQRLHTEDQLKKKEQQYQNLERKWLDDNDAIAELRIRCSELEDENKKNLETIQKLKDANYRLEKEKINEDERVLNEMAVPDSPPFKRKKGIGHCNGESDELEESVIGLFHECWGRASYLDTKNFLGDHSQLQSELERMTPNSVAMKILRATRKNDVARGIQLKEGGETATLSSPSKSDSGASASRKVIPILESQPIPPISTLDSLTAHPPPSSSEMILAELEGIYDQSFDGLAWSEKHILPHSHISMDDVSIKNHLQLLVRDGIRMAGICVALARELEKTPLNATHSSLVASQAEVVSLKEAKRELEEERDSLLSDLGKARAKAKQAEAALAMSDELRKEAEESYTRIFGERLDLVDELTKARDKYAELKESVAEGMDEIFANLKAQIRVIAPEADLSLISLDNIVVDGKIVLAPEEDEEVPLPDPKT